The Sorangiineae bacterium MSr11367 genome window below encodes:
- a CDS encoding RNA polymerase sigma factor, which translates to MNRLEPPSLERRELGSDEQVVARILGGEADLFEVIMRRNNTRLYRAARSILRSDDEAEDVMQDAYVRAYTHLGDFRGGAAFSTWLTRIAVHEALARLRRRKKNVSIEDEFGTEDEIMAVEHRSPEQRTHDRELRGALEEAIDALPVAFRTVFVLRSVEEMSIADTAATLGIPEDTVKTRLHRARRLLQESLVERLEAATRGAFAFERPRCDRIIGGVLERIRTQ; encoded by the coding sequence ATGAACCGTCTGGAGCCGCCCAGCTTGGAACGTCGCGAGCTTGGCAGCGACGAGCAGGTCGTGGCGCGCATTCTTGGTGGAGAGGCGGACCTCTTCGAGGTCATCATGCGTCGCAACAACACTCGACTTTATCGGGCGGCCCGTTCGATTCTTCGCAGTGACGATGAAGCTGAGGACGTCATGCAGGACGCGTACGTTCGGGCGTACACGCACCTCGGCGACTTTCGCGGCGGAGCAGCTTTCTCGACGTGGCTGACGCGCATTGCGGTCCACGAGGCGCTCGCCCGCTTGCGGCGCCGGAAGAAGAACGTATCCATCGAGGATGAGTTCGGTACTGAGGACGAAATCATGGCTGTGGAACACCGGAGTCCTGAACAACGCACGCATGACAGGGAGCTTCGCGGGGCGCTCGAAGAAGCGATCGACGCGCTTCCCGTCGCATTCCGAACGGTCTTCGTTCTACGTTCGGTCGAGGAGATGAGCATCGCAGATACCGCGGCCACGTTGGGAATTCCCGAGGATACGGTCAAGACACGGCTTCACCGCGCGCGGCGGCTTCTTCAGGAGTCTCTGGTCGAACGCCTCGAAGCAGCAACTCGCGGTGCATTTGCGTTCGAGCGGCCCCGCTGCGACCGGATCATCGGCGGGGTGCTCGAACGAATTCGTACGCAGTAA
- a CDS encoding c-type cytochrome codes for MQAARGAKIYDAQCAICHGASGQGTREGPAVVGKDALPLDPRPNQKLRKNQFKTALDVAQFVTTNMPPKNPGSLKESDYWDILSFDLKANGVAVAGKHIDATSAADIKLH; via the coding sequence GTGCAGGCGGCACGTGGCGCGAAGATCTACGACGCTCAGTGCGCCATCTGCCACGGAGCGAGCGGTCAGGGCACGCGTGAAGGTCCTGCCGTCGTGGGAAAGGACGCACTTCCGTTGGATCCACGGCCGAATCAGAAACTTCGAAAAAACCAATTCAAAACAGCCCTGGACGTCGCGCAGTTCGTCACGACGAACATGCCTCCGAAGAATCCGGGATCGCTCAAGGAAAGCGATTACTGGGACATCCTCTCTTTCGATTTGAAGGCCAACGGGGTGGCGGTCGCGGGCAAGCACATTGATGCGACGAGCGCCGCCGATATCAAACTGCACTAA